One genomic region from Salvia hispanica cultivar TCC Black 2014 chromosome 2, UniMelb_Shisp_WGS_1.0, whole genome shotgun sequence encodes:
- the LOC125208221 gene encoding B3 domain-containing protein At3g06220-like, whose product MVARPLNDGDYARLPGFFKRYSQSLHHKGIRLPPEFVGRHGGGLPHQCILVMPRRRIWGVTLLKIANGYFFRNGWRQFVEDNNITHLDFLTFTWLGGGTFHVKRYDFGSGCPPKIDFNVHGVCSPEEDYYSPDIESSDDNYPPGSEGDTDSDEVDAEDMVVPGEGEYPSFKVTLTKKKHCWCLRTASSILECIRPRAVVAERTCLFHTR is encoded by the exons ATGGTGGCACGCCCACTAAATGACGGAGACTATGCTAGGTTACCAGGGTTCTTCAAGCGATACTCTCAGAGTCTGCACCACAAAGGAATT CGTTTGCCTCCTGAATTTGTTGGCCGCCACGGGGGTGGCCTCCCCCATCAATGTATTCTTGTAATGCCCCGCAGAAGGATCTGGGGTGTAACTCTATTGAAAATTGCAAATGGTTACTTCTTCAGGAATGGGTGGCGTCAGTTTGTTGAAGACAATAATATCACTCACCTGGACTTTTTGACCTTCACATGGCTTGGTGGAGGTACCTTCCATGTGAAACGGTATGATTTCGGCAGTGGCTGCCCGCCTAAAATTGACTTCAATg TTCATGGAGTGTGCTCACCGGAAGAAGACTACTACTCTCCAGACATAGAGTCATCTGACGACAACTATCCACCTGGAAGTGAGGGTGACACAGATTCGGATGAAGTCGATGCAGAAGATATGGTGGTTCCAGGCGAAGGCGAATACCCTTCATTCAAAGTGAccttgacaaaaaaaaagcattGCTGGTGCCTTC GAACTGCCTCTTCGATTCTTGAATGTATTCGTCCCCGAGCCGTCGTTGCAGAACGAACTTGCCTATTTCACACTCGATAA
- the LOC125207963 gene encoding uncharacterized protein LOC125207963 gives MKAEDIVDAHDDLDLIEKMASNRAGGEYDFGLDDVVGTDASLDGVSPTTLTDSGFSAAPDSTPTTNTSKKRKQRDALEGLVEVIGKMHEATNTRLEYLATRIGYEFDLAKARKDVFELVGSINGLNLAQVFDASEFILAKVERMDFFMSLPHAAKHAYVYRALEKYSGQ, from the coding sequence ATGAAGGCTGAAGACATTGTCGATGCCCATGATGACTTGGATCTGATTGAGAAAATGGCATCCAATAGAGCTGGGGGTGAATACGACTTTGGTCTGGATGACGTTGTTGGTACTGATGCAAGTCTAGATGGGGTCTCTCCAACTACGCTGACTGATAGTGGATTCTCTGCTGCACCAGATTCCACTCCGACTACAAACACGAGCAAGAAGCGCAAACAGCGTGACGCTTTGGAGGGCCTTGTGGAGGTGATTGGGAAGATGCATGAGGCCACTAACACTCGACTCGAATATCTGGCGACTAGGATTGGATATGAATTCGACCTCGCGAAAGCACGTAAGGATGTTTTCGAGCTTGTTGGATCCATTAACGGACTGAACCTTGCCCAAGTCTTTGACGCTTCGGAGTTCATTCTGGCCAAGGTTGAGCGCATGGACTTCTTCATGAGCTTACCTCATGCTGCAAAACATGCTTATGTCTACCGTGCCTTGGAGAAGTACTCCGGTCAGTGA
- the LOC125204665 gene encoding glycine-rich cell wall structural protein-like produces MSSKVLLLLGLVLAVALLISSDVASARELASVNPSEETDGRSGYDRGGHVGGGYGGRGGGYRGGGGHGGRGGGYGGGRGDRGGKCPNPHGC; encoded by the exons ATGAGTTCCAAAGTGCTTCTTCTCCTCGGCCTTGTCTTGGCTGTGGctcttctcatctcttcaGATGTAGCTTCAGCTAGAGAGCTTGCTTCCGTTAATCCTT CGGAGGAAACCGATGGGCGCAGCGGATACGATCGGGGCGGACATGTCGGAGGAGGATACGGTGGCCGTGGAGGCGGATACAGAGGTGGAGGAGGTCACGGAGGCCGTGGAGGCGGATACGGAGGCGGACGTGGAGACAGAGGAGGGAAGTGCCCCAATCCACACGGGTGCTGA
- the LOC125204442 gene encoding uncharacterized protein LOC125204442, with product MPCGSFRKWNATLESSRQPHSPKEKERDKKLDRACYLQRGCKSSENRSFHNNLFKSIYRRRRPKICISKGYEFIKEENESIHKAKTSNCYKYIQEKLTSKG from the exons ATGCCATGTGGATCTTTCAGAAAATG GAATGCAACCCTAGAAAGCAGCCGCCAGCCACATTCTCCaaaggaaaaggaaagagACAAAAAGCTTGATAGAGCCTGCTACCTACAAAGAGGCTGCAAAAGTTCTGAAAATAGATCCTTCCATAACAACCTCTTCAAGTCTATATACAGAAGAAGAAGGCCAAAAATATGCATATCAAAAG GTTATGAATTCATTAAGGAAGAAAACGAATCCATACATAAAGCAAAAACCAGCAACTGTTATAAGTACATTCAAGAAAAACTTACTTCTaag GGATAA